The Alcaligenes faecalis sequence CTCAAATCGCAGCGTCGGCGTCTGGCATTTGCCTGCGCCGGCCTCTGCCTGGGGCTGACGACCCTGCTCATCGTGACGGCCATTTTCTGGCCCGGCGTTCTAACCCATGACCTGGGCAGTGGAGGAGCTGTCAACAGTGGCATGGTGTACGGAATAGGACTGATTTTTGTGTCCTGGTTATTAACCGGCGTGTATATCCATATCGCCAACACCCGCTTTGACCCACTGTGCGAGCGAGTACTGGCAAAGGTACGCCCATGAATACACAAGCCATTCTGATCTTTGCGGCTTTTGTCCTGGTGACCCTGGGCATTACCTATTGGGCTTCGTCACGCACACGTTCCAGCTCGGATTTTTACACGGCAGGCGGCGGCATTAGTGGCACACAAAATGGCCTGGCCATTGTGGGCGACTACATGTCCGCCGCCACCTTGCTGGGTATTTCGTCCCTGGCCTTTACCAACGGTTTTGACTCGCTGCTGTATGCCGTTTGCGCCTTCATGGGCTGGCCGATCATCATGTTTCTGATTGCCGAGCGCCTGCGCAATCTGGGCCGCTACACCTTGAGCGATATCGTCTCGTACCGTCTGGATGAACGCAGCACCCGCATCTTTACCGCAATCAGCTCGCTGACGGTGGTGCTGTTCTACCTGATCGTGCAAATGGTCGGGGCCGGACAACTGGTGCAACTGCTGTTTGGCATCGACTACACCTACGCCGTGGTGGCCGTGGGCTTGCTCATGATGGTGTACGTGGTGGTGGGCGGCATGGTGGCAACCACCTGGGTGCAAATCATCAAGGCTATTTTGATGATGGGCAATGGCTTTTTGATGGCTGCCCTGGCCCTGTACTACTTCAACTTCGACTTTTCTGCCCTGGTCGGCGCTGCGGCTGAACATCACCAGGCTGGCGCAGCCATGAAAGGCCCCTGGAAGTTGATGGCCGATCCGTTCTCGGGTCTGTCTCTGGCCGTTTCCCTGGTGTTTGGTATTGCCGGCCTGCCCCACATCATGATGCGTTTCTTCACGGTGCCGGATGCACGCGCTGCCCGTAAATCGGTATTCGTGGCAACGGGTTTGATGGGTATCTTCTTTGTGGTGATCTGCTTTCTGGGCCTGGCTGCCATGGCCATCCTGCCCAACCACCCCGAGTTCTATGTGGACGGCAAGGTAGGCGGCATGGTGCTGGGTGGCTCGAACATGCCCATCATGCACCTGGCAACGGCCTTGGGTGGCAACCTGCTGTTCGGTTTGCTGGCTGCCGTGTCCTTTGCCACGATTCTGGCGGTGGTCAGTGGCTTGACCCTGGCCGGTGCCTCGGCGGTTGCCCATGACCTGTACGCCAAAGTCATCCGTCGCGACGATGTCACGCCATCGCAAGCCATGCGGGTCAACCGCCTGGCATCAATCGGTATTGGCTTGGTCGCCATTTTTCTGGGGCTGCTGTTTCGTGGTCAAAACGTCGCTTTCCTGGTTGCCCTGGCCTTCAGTATTGCCGCCTCGGCCAACTTCCCGGTCTTGCTAATGTCCATGTACTGGCGTGGTGTCACCACCCGTGGTGTGATCTATGGAGGTCTGAGCGGCCTGCTGGTGGCGCTGGGTCTGGTGATTCTGTCCCCAGCCGTGTGGGTCCGCATTCTGGGCTTTTCCGAAGCCGTATTCCCCTACGACTTCCCCACCCTGATTTCCATGCCTTTGGCATTCTTCATGATCTACTTTGTATCAAAACTGGACCACAGCCGTCGTGCCAGCCAAGACCGTGATGGGTTTGACGCCCAGCAAGTCCGCGCTGAAACTGCAGTCGGTATTGCCGCTGTGTCTCACTAGATACTTGGTACTCTGGCGGTAGCCCAGCCTGATCGGGCTACCGCCCCTTGTTTTAATTCATCCCAGCAGGAGCATCACCATGACAGAGTTAAACGCCCCCGACATTGCTCACTACATCGGAGGTGGCCAGCAGGCTGGCGCCGGTACCCGTACTCAACCGGTGTACAACCCGGCCACCGGCCAGGTCAGCGCCAAGGTCAAACTGGGTAGCCAGCAAGATATTGACGCCGCTGTGGCCAGTGCCCAGGCTGCTTTCCCCGCCTGGGCCGACACGCCACCACTGCGCCGCGCCCGCGTACTGTTCAATTTTTTGGCCTTGCTCAACGAGAACAAAGAGAAGCTGGCCGCCATGATCACGGCCGAGCATGGCAAGGTTCTGTCCGATGCGATGGGCGAAGTCACCCGCGGTATCGAAATTGTGGAATTTGCTTGCGGCATTCCTCAGTTGCTCAAAGGCGATTTCACCGAGCAGGTCAGCACGAATATCGACAACTGGACCATGCGTCAGCCTCTGGGTGTCGTTGCCGGTATCACCCCATTCAACTTCCCGGTCATGGTGCCCATGTGGATGTTCCCTGTCGCCATCGCCGCCGGTAACACCTTTGTGCTCAAACCCAGCCCTATCGACCCCAGCCCCAGCTTGTTCATCGCCGAGCTGCTGAAAGAAGCCGGGCTGCCCGATGGCGTATTCAACGTGGTGCAAGGCGATAAAGACGCGGTTGAGGCTCTGGTCAATCATCAGGACGTGCAAGCCGTATCCTTTGTGGGTTCAACCCCAATTGCCAACCGCATTTATGAAATGGGTGCAACCGGTGGCAAGCGCGTACAAGCTTTGGGCGGTGCCAAGAACCACCTGGTCGTCATGCCTGATGCCGACATCGACCTGACCGTGGACGCCTTGATCGGCGCCGCCTACGGCTCGGCGGGCGAGCGTTGCATGGCCATCTCGGTAGCCGTGCTGGTGGGTGACTCTGCCGAGCGCATCCTGCCCAAACTGGAAGAACGCACTCGCAGCCTGAAGATTCTGAACGGCACTAACGCCGCCGCCGAAATGGGCCCCATCGTGACGCAGCAAGCACGCGAACGTATCAGCAGCTGCATCGACAAAGGTGTACAAGAAGGCGCCAAACTGCTGGTGGACGGCCGTCACTTTGACGGCGCCAAAGCCGGTGAAGGTTGCGAGAACGGCTTCTGGATGGGCGGCACCCTGTTCGATCACGTCACCCCCGAGATGAGCGTCTATCAGGATGAAATCTTTGGCCCTGTGCTGTGCTGCGTACGCGTACCGGATCTGGCCAGCGCCATTGAACTGATCAACAAGCACCAGTTCGGCAACGGTGTGGCTTGCTTTACCAGTGACGGTAACGTAGCCCGTGAATTTGGCCGCCGCATCCACGTGGGTATGGTCGGTATCAACGTACCTATTCCTGTCCCTATGGCCTGGCACGGTTTTGGTGGCTGGAAGAAGAGCCTGTTTGGCGATATGCACGCCTATGGTGAAGAAGGCGTGCGCTTTTACACCCGCCAGAAATCCATCATGCAGCGCTGGCCTGAAAGCATCTCCAAGGGTGCGGAATTTGCCATGCCCACGTCCAAGTAAAAGTGGATGTGCCGGGCTGACTCTTCGTCTCCAAGCGACAATTCGGCCTGGCATATCGCTATAAGTTTGCTCACCCAGCAGACTTAAAAAACACTTTTATCAAAGACAAAAAAGCCGGGGCTCTGAATCAGAGCCCCGGCTTTTTTTACTGCTGACACGTAATTAACGCTGTCATCTGCCCGGCTTAATACATGCCATGGAAAACGGCATCATCAGGACCGATATGCGATGGAGGGTTCCAGGTTACATCGCGCATGGAATGCTGCACCAGCGTTTCCACCCCCAGCAGCACGGCAAAAATCGCCATACGTACGGGAATACCGTTGTCTGCCTGGCGGAAAATCGCCAGACGCGGATCGTGGTTCAAGTCCACGCTCAGATCATGCGCCCCTTCACGGCTATCACGCGGCAACGGGTGCATCACAATCACATCAGGGCCACAACAGCGATCAATAATGGCTTTATTGACCTGGAAGTCGGCGGTAAAGCTGCCATCCTGCCCTTCTTCGAAACGCTCTTTTTGCACGCGCGTAGCGTAAATCACATCCACGCCAGGCAGACCTTTTTCCAAGGAGCTCGTCTGTTCGATGACATGCTTACCCTGCTTGGCAACCTGCTCCACAATGTGCTCTGGCATTTCCAGGCCAGGGGGCGAAATCAGGGTGAATTTCAGGCCACGATACATGCCCAGCAACTTGATCAGGGAGTGTACGGTACGTCCATATTTCAGGTCCCCTACCAGGGCGATATGTGCGCCATCCAGCAACTTGCCCAGACGGGAAAACTCCGTGCTGATCGTATACAAGTCCAATAACGCCTGACTGGGGTGCTCGCCTGCGCCGTCACCACCGTTAACCACCGGGATATTGGTGGCGCGCGCAAATTCCGCGACCGAACCTTGCTCAGGGTGACGAATCACCATGGCATCCACATAGCCGCTCATGACTCGGCTGGTGTCGTAAATGGACTCACCTTTAGCCATGGAAGAAAAAGTAAAGCCGGTGGTATCACACACCGAACCGCCCAGGCGGCAGAAGGCCGAGCCGAAGCTGACGCGGGTACGAGTGGAGGCTTCAAAAAACAGGTTACCCAGCACTGCCCCTTCCAGCACGCGCGACACTTTCTGACGGCGAGCGATGGGCTGCATGATATCGGCCAGACTGCACAGCTCTTCCACAGTTTCACGAGTGAACTGCTCAACGGACAAGAGCTGATGCTTGCCGCCGGTGGCAATGCGATCACGCAAGGGGCCGGACTGTGCGCTTTGCGCATACTTGCTCAGCAACGCTTCGTTTTCCACAATTTCCGTGACAAAACGCTGCACCACTTCCGGCATGGCCCGCGACTCCAAAGAGCCTTCAGGCAGCAGCCAAGTGTCCAGTGCGCGACGCTTGACCCCAATACGTGCCGCAAAAACGTCACGAGTCAGGTTCAGGCGACGCATTGCATCACGCAAAAAAACTTGTTGGGAGACGGCCATATCAGCTCTCGCTTATAAAATATACGCAATGCGTACATTCTAAAACCGCAAGCGATAAAAAAGCGAGAAGAAATTGAGGCTATTGCAGAAAATACAACGACAGTCTACGCAGCAGGCCAGAGTCACTGCTGCCCAGACTCACCGCCTAATGAGAACGACGCTTAAGGATGCTGCCGATACGGCATGTTGTAAGGCGCGGCCTGATCATCATTGGGCATCATGAAGCCCTCGTAATCTTGCTGACCGGAGCTAAGCCACTCGCTATGCTGGTAGGCAAAATCAGCCAGGCCTAACGTGCCCCAGACGCCGATCACAAAAAGCGCCAGGCTCAAGGCCAGAAAGAAGGCCGAACAGAAACCGGGGATCCAGGCCCAGCGACGCCCTGCTTTGGAACTGTGCCACGCCAGGGTCCAATGGCTCCAGCACAAGGCCAGAAACGCCGAGACCAGCCCCATCAGAAAGACGAACAAGGGCAGGCGTAAAAAAGCGGGGACAAAAACGGATCCGATCACTCCTGTGCCCATCAACATGATGAACAGCAGCGCGGCCCCATGCAGGCCCATCAGAACCCGAAAAGAAAGGATATAAAACGTAAAACTACTGGGCGGGGTCACCATACCGACTTTCCTGTTCTTAACAAGAGAGGTGGATTTGCACCCACCGCATTTTCAACAAGCCAGGCATGGATGAACCCAAGACCAGGATGGCATTAAAGTCGTAAGCAGGGCTTACTTCTTGCCGTTGGTTTGTGCCGCGTCTTGACCAGCAATGGCACGCGCAGCCGCCAAGGCATTCGCTTCTGTACCCACCATGAAAATCAGGCGGCCATCTTTGACGGGTGAACCATAAGCGGGAGCAGCCAGCATGGTGTCACCGACGACCAACGCCAAACGCTTTTTGGGGAACTGAGTGGTCACTTGCAGCAGACGTTGAGCCGCCTCTGGCGTCAAATCCAACGCCAACAAGCCTTCCTTGCTGTCATTGGTGCCAGCCTGCACACCAACCAGATCCTGACGCACCACAACGGCACGTGGATTCACAAATAGCACACCATTGGGCTGAACATCGACACGAGCCCAACCCGCCTGTTCCTGCGTGTCCGCCAGGAAGATCTGTACCGGTGCGGCTTGCTGCTGAGCACCTGCTTGTGCTTGAGGCTGCTGAGCGCCCGTTGCAGGCGTGGAGGGAGTTGTTTGCGTTGCGGTGCTGGAAGCACCAGCGGTATCGCTCGGTTTTTCTTGAACGGTCTGACAAGCGGCCAATGCAACCAAGCCAACAGGAGCCACAATTCGAGCGAGCGCGCGTAAAGTCACCATAATGAAGTTTCCCTCTCTCTTTACGAAGAATCAATAAGGATAGCAGTGTATCAGCCATGTAAAAGTGCAAGCGGTTAATCTTTGTTAAAGCTTGTCATTTGTGCACCTCTAACTTGTACGCTGACTTGATCCATCAAGCGACCCTGTTGCGTTTTCAATTCAATTCGCAGCGTTCCCGGCACCAGCGGAATTCGCAACTGTGCTCCCCTCCCCGCCTCTACTCCCTGCACCCACCACACCAAGGGCTCGGTAATCTGTCCTTGGGCCAGTAATCGCAGTTGCTGGCTCTGTGGCGGAATATCCGGATCCAGCGCGAAAACAGTGCCATTGACAGGTTCGCGAATACGAGCCGGACCAGCATAGGCCTGCTCTACATCACTTAACTCCACGCGATCTGTCTGTGTGCCCTCGACAAAAAACTCTTCACGGCGGGGCTCCAGGGCAGGGACAAATTCAATCTGGCGCATCTGTACCTGCGCAGGCATGGCTATTTGACGACCCGGGCGACGCTGATTCAGGATCGAAATGACCTCGTGCCAAATCGGTGCCGCACCGCTGACGCCTGATACATCTTGCATACTTTGACCGGCACTATTTCCGACCCAGACACCAACGGTAAAGTGCTCTGTCCAACCCAAGGCCCAGTTATCACGCATATCTTTACTGGTTCCAGTTTTAACCGCACTCCAAAATGGGGTGCTCAAGGCACTGTCCAAGCCAAAGGTCAGCACCCGAGCCTGACGGTCCGACAATATGTCGCCCACAATCCAGCTAGCACCGGCATCCATCACAACCTGAAAGGGAGCAGCTTGCTGATCCATCCGTGTTTGCACCGCTTGCGTCTGGCCTAAATTGGCCAGCGCACGATAGGCATTGCTCAATTCCAACAAAGTGACATCCGCGCTGCCCAAGGCCAGGCTATAGCCATAAAAATCGCCATCCTGACGCAGACTCAAGCCCAATGCACGCAAGCGATCCACCAAATTGGCAGGCCCCAGCATGGTCAATACCCGCACGGCGGGGATATTCAGCGAAGAGGCCAGAGCATTGCGCGCGCTGACCCAACCCACAAACTGCTTGTCATAATTTTGCGGGATATACAGGCCATTACCGGTGGACAAATTCAGCGGGGAGTCCTCCAGCAAGGATGTCGCCGTCAACAGGCGTTTTTCAATTGCCATCTCATACAGAAAAGGCTTGAGTGTCGAGCCCGCTTGCCGCAAAGAGCGGGCATGATCCACCTCAGCCGCCTCGGACAGCTCACCACTGGAGCCTACGTAGGCCAGAACCTGCCCGCTGAGATTGTCCAGCACTACAACGGCAGCATCCTGCACACGCGCGGTACTGAGATCAAGCAAGTGTCGCCGCATACTGGCCTGCACCTGCATTTGCAATCGCGTATCCAAGCTTGTGCGGACACTGTCACCCGCCTTGATTTGTGGATTCTGATCCAGGACCCAACGGGCAAAATGCGGCGCCCGTTGGACCGGTCCCAAAGGAGCTTGTCCGGACCGGCGCAAGGCCACGGGCACCAGATGACTCAATGAACGACATTGCTCAGCACGTCCCATTTCCTGCAAGGTCAGACAGGCCCGACGTTCAACCGTCAGAGCCGAGGCATTCGGGCCACGTAACAACACTGCGGCAATGGCCGACTCACGCGCATCCAATGCGGCGGCCTGCTTTTGAAACAAGGTGCGCGCCATCGCATCCACCCCGACCAGCTCACCCCGAAAAGCCACCTGATTCAGATAGGCCTCCAGAATTTCCGGCTTGGTCCAGGTATCTTCCAGCGATTGGGCGGCCACCACCTGGTCCAGCTTTTGCCAGACCGAGCGCCCACCACGACCACCGACCAGATCCTGATCCATCAGGCCGGCCAACTGCATGGTAATGGTGGAAGCACCGCGACTACGTCCGGCAAACAAACCGTCCCAGGCCGCAGAGCCGACTGATAACCAATCCACCCCACCATGAGACTCAAAACGACGGTCCTCAGACATCAAGACTGCCATTTGCAAAGCCGGAGAAATTTGCTCCAGCGCGACCCAGTCGCCACGCCGTTGATGAAAGTCCAAACGGACTCGTTGGATAAGCTGACCCTGACGGTCCAAAACCTGCACATCGGAAGACCGGTACGCTTGCCGAACGTCCTCATAACTAGGTGTCGTCTGCCCAGGACTGGCCCACAGGGCCAGTCCCAACACCAGCAGTCCTGCTTTACTTGGCGGGTGCATCCACAACTTCCAGAACTTGCTCGTTAGGCCAGACGGCAAATACATCGGGCTCGTACAGGGCTTCAGCACGGCTGGCTGGCAGCACAAACTGACCCACTGTATTCAGACGCACCGTGTAACTGACTTCGGTCGTGCCTTCTTCAAAGCGCTCGTAGTACGCACGGTAGCCATCAAAGCGACGCTCGACAAAGCTGGGCCAGTGGCCGGATTGTTCTTCACCGGCTGTTGCCATGGCAGAGTCGCGACCCAGACCACTGCCCAAGATAGTGGCACCAGCAGGAACCGGATCAGAGACAACAACCCAGCTTGCCTGACCCTGAGCCTTGACTTTGATCTTCACGCGCATGATGTCGCCACGACTCCACACGCCCGGCTTGGCCTGCTCCACGGCTTCAATATGACGCTCCATACTCAAGCCAGCAGAGATGGGCTTGGTCACCGGCACCGCAGCCAGAGAACGGACGTCGATCCAGGCCTTGCCCTCGCCCATTTGCTCAACGCTCAGATTATCGGCCTGATCGCCGCGCCAAGGTACAGCAATCTTGGAGGAGCGCACACCTTGACCGTCAGGCTTGAGCCTATCCCAGTCCACCACCTGAGCCGTTTCCGAACCCAGAATCACCAAGGACTGACCGCCAGGCTTCTGTTCGTGATGACGGCTGAACTGCTCAATGGCCAGACTACCCAAAAGGTTTTCCGTGGTCATGCGCCATGCACCACGTTGCTGTTCTGCCAACAGACCTTGGGCCAGACGAGGCATATCCTCGGCCCAGTCCGGCATCTCATTGACCAGCAACATCAAGCGCGCCTGGTTGGTCACACGGCTGGTCATGGCCCATGGGCTGCCGTTCAGCGCGTCCTCACCAAAGACCAGACGGGTACCACGGCTGATCAGACGTGCCTGGATCAGATTCATGGCTTCTTGACGTGTTTCCTCTGCCTTCTTGATACCAGGCAAACGCTGAGTCAGATCCACCCAGGCCAGCAGGATTTCAGTGGGCCAGCTTTGCAGGTTCAGTTCCACCGAATCCAGCATGTTGACGCGTGCACGATCGTACTTGGCCAACACGGCTGTCGCACGAATCACTTCGATATCGCGCTCCTGACGAGAAACCGTTTGCATACTCGGGATACGACCATTCACCACGTTTTCCAGACCTTGCAGCATCTCGTTGCGCATGCCATCCGGGATGGGGAAGTTCAAACCAATGGATTCAGCCATATAGCTGATATCCAGGATGTAGCTGGTCAGCACGCGGCTGCCCCACCCGTAGTTGCTTGGGAAGTAACGCAGCAAACCATTCTGGTCCATATACGAGGGCATACGCTGCATCAGGCCCGCCCAGGCCTGTTCGGAACGCAGGCCCATAAAGCGCGAGGCTTGCTGCTCAAAACAACTGTACGGATAGCGTTCGAACCAGGCACGCACTCCTTCCATACCGCCACCCAAGGACGAACGGAACAGCATTTGCAAGCCTCCTTGAACCACACCTTGTTCATTCTTCAAGGCACCGGCCGGTGCTTGCACCGACATATTCAACGGCTCCTCAATGCCCACGGCAACCAGCGTTCCCTGCTGAACCGTCACGGGGGTGGCAGTAAAGACCTCCTGCTTAATCGTCAGGCTGTCTTTGGCGGCTTTGCCCGTGGCACCAGACTGCTGAACCTCCTGTGCATCAAGTGTCCACTCCATCTGGTGCGAATCGGCTGAGCCGCTGGACAGTGGAACCGACATGGGCCAGGAAACCACTTTGGCCGAGCCCGAAGCCAGCTCAACAGTTTGCTCTGGCAAGTCCGCCGAGGGCAAGCCTTTACCACGGTACTGCGCCTTCACCTTCACGGTCATGGCACGAGGGCTGCTATTACGCAGCGTCACTTGAGCCTGGTAGTCATCACCCTCACGAGCAATGGCCGGCAAACCGGAAATGATTTGCAAATCTTGCGTCGTAACGATCTGAGCCGAACCACTACCAAAGCGGTCGCCTGCCAAATCGGCCACGGCCACAATACGGTATTGAGTCAGGGAATCTTTCAGCGGCACGGTCACCGTTGCGCGACCTTCTGCGTCCAGCTCCACATTGCCCTTCCACAGCAGCAAGGTATCCAGCAGTTCGCGAGTGGGGCTCTTGCCACCGCCACCACCCGCTGCGACAGCCTTGCGACCATAGTGACGACGACCCACAATTTCAGACTGCGCGGTGGCGGTCTGCACGTTGTAGCCACGCAAGGCACGCATGGCGTTGAGCAGGTTCCAGCTATTGTTGGGGCTCAATTCCAGCAAGGCCTGATCCACGGCAGCCAAAGCCACGGACGCACCGGCTGCCGGTGTGCCATCAGACTTCAGAACCTGAATGTCCACTTTGGCCTGTTCGCGAATCGCGTACTGGCTGCGGTCTGTCGTCACTTTCACATCCAGCGCATCTTGCTGGCTGCTGACTTCAATGCTGGCCAGACCAAAACGATAGCTAGGCTTGGACAAATCCACGGTGGTCGTCGGGGCCACAAATTCGCCACCACCTTCCGAGTAGGCTTTATACCAATTCAAAGGCTGACTCCAGCCCCAGCTAAAAAAGGAGTACCAAGGCACCTCACGCAGACGGCCACGCAGAACCAGCACGGACACGTAAACGTTCGGCCCCCATTCGGGCTTGATCTCCACGCTGACGTTAGGACTGTCGCCTTCCAACTGAACCACTTGCGCCTGCAAGACACCTTCACGTTCCACCGACACCAGGGCCGTGGCTTCGCGGAAAGGCATGCGTACCTGGAACTCGGCTGTCTCGCTAGGAGCCCAGGTCTTTTTCGCAGGAATGACGTCGATACGGTCATCGTTCTGACCGCCAAACCACAGATAACCGGAACCACTGACCCAGACGGTGCTGGCAGCAATGGACTCACGGCCTTCGCCATCACGTGCAATGGCACGCAGCTCGACCTGACCGCCCTTCTCCAGTTTTACATCGCACTGCACCAAACCTTGATCGTCGCTGCGGCCTTCGCAGATCGTACCCAGGTCCTCGCGCTGTTCCTGATTGTCATAGCTGTAGAAACCACCCACCATGCGTTTGCGGATCGAGAATCGCTGCACATTGGCAGCCTCAATACGCACAGGCACATTTTTCAACGGCTTACCGTCTGGGCTCACGGCAATAGCCGAGAGCGTGGTGGACGAACCGGCTGCCAGCCAGCTACCCGCACGCAGACCAGCCACGACATCAGCAGGCCAAACCGACACGGTTTGAGTCAGGGTTTGAATTTCACCGTTAGGATCGGCAAAGGTAGCCTCCACCAGGAATTCGGAAGGACGATCCACCACAGGCAGATCCTCCAGCTTGGCACGCAAACCACCTTGTGCATCCAACTGGAAACGCTGCTTGTTCAGGAAAACACGGGAGTCCCAGGCATCTGACGACTCAACCGTCTGGGGAGAAGCAAAGCTATAGTCGTCATACGCGCTAAATGAAGGCGACTGGGCCCGTACTACCGCCGACAACTGGACAGGCAAAAAGTCCGCAGGGCCACCCGACAGATAATGCAACTGCAAATCCGCCTGCATCTGTTTGGGGTTCACCAGGTACGGACGACTCTGCCCATCACTTAGCTTGATGCTGCCGCCCAAAACAGGCAGCTTGAACTGTTCAACGCGGAATTCACCAAAATTGAAGTACTGGTTTTCACCTTCGGTACGCAAACGGTAAACACCCAGCTCGGCATCCTTAGGGATATTCCAATCATTCAAAGCAAACACGCTGCCAGCGGCGGTCTTGTGCCACTTCAAGGGCAATTCAATGCGCTTGCCACTGCCATCATGCTCGACAATCATAGCCTCGGGATAACGATGAGGCGCCTTAAAACCATCGCGCACGCGTTCACGCACGTAGTGCTTCATGTGCACCACTTCACCCGCACGAAACAGGCTGCGATCCATC is a genomic window containing:
- a CDS encoding sodium/solute symporter (Members of the Solute:Sodium Symporter (SSS), TC 2.A.21 as described in tcdb.org, catalyze solute:Na+ symport. Known solutes for members of the family include sugars, amino acids, nucleosides, inositols, vitamins, urea or anions, depending on the system.), which produces MNTQAILIFAAFVLVTLGITYWASSRTRSSSDFYTAGGGISGTQNGLAIVGDYMSAATLLGISSLAFTNGFDSLLYAVCAFMGWPIIMFLIAERLRNLGRYTLSDIVSYRLDERSTRIFTAISSLTVVLFYLIVQMVGAGQLVQLLFGIDYTYAVVAVGLLMMVYVVVGGMVATTWVQIIKAILMMGNGFLMAALALYYFNFDFSALVGAAAEHHQAGAAMKGPWKLMADPFSGLSLAVSLVFGIAGLPHIMMRFFTVPDARAARKSVFVATGLMGIFFVVICFLGLAAMAILPNHPEFYVDGKVGGMVLGGSNMPIMHLATALGGNLLFGLLAAVSFATILAVVSGLTLAGASAVAHDLYAKVIRRDDVTPSQAMRVNRLASIGIGLVAIFLGLLFRGQNVAFLVALAFSIAASANFPVLLMSMYWRGVTTRGVIYGGLSGLLVALGLVILSPAVWVRILGFSEAVFPYDFPTLISMPLAFFMIYFVSKLDHSRRASQDRDGFDAQQVRAETAVGIAAVSH
- a CDS encoding aspartate carbamoyltransferase — translated: MAVSQQVFLRDAMRRLNLTRDVFAARIGVKRRALDTWLLPEGSLESRAMPEVVQRFVTEIVENEALLSKYAQSAQSGPLRDRIATGGKHQLLSVEQFTRETVEELCSLADIMQPIARRQKVSRVLEGAVLGNLFFEASTRTRVSFGSAFCRLGGSVCDTTGFTFSSMAKGESIYDTSRVMSGYVDAMVIRHPEQGSVAEFARATNIPVVNGGDGAGEHPSQALLDLYTISTEFSRLGKLLDGAHIALVGDLKYGRTVHSLIKLLGMYRGLKFTLISPPGLEMPEHIVEQVAKQGKHVIEQTSSLEKGLPGVDVIYATRVQKERFEEGQDGSFTADFQVNKAIIDRCCGPDVIVMHPLPRDSREGAHDLSVDLNHDPRLAIFRQADNGIPVRMAIFAVLLGVETLVQHSMRDVTWNPPSHIGPDDAVFHGMY
- the pbpC gene encoding penicillin-binding protein 1C; the protein is MHPPSKAGLLVLGLALWASPGQTTPSYEDVRQAYRSSDVQVLDRQGQLIQRVRLDFHQRRGDWVALEQISPALQMAVLMSEDRRFESHGGVDWLSVGSAAWDGLFAGRSRGASTITMQLAGLMDQDLVGGRGGRSVWQKLDQVVAAQSLEDTWTKPEILEAYLNQVAFRGELVGVDAMARTLFQKQAAALDARESAIAAVLLRGPNASALTVERRACLTLQEMGRAEQCRSLSHLVPVALRRSGQAPLGPVQRAPHFARWVLDQNPQIKAGDSVRTSLDTRLQMQVQASMRRHLLDLSTARVQDAAVVVLDNLSGQVLAYVGSSGELSEAAEVDHARSLRQAGSTLKPFLYEMAIEKRLLTATSLLEDSPLNLSTGNGLYIPQNYDKQFVGWVSARNALASSLNIPAVRVLTMLGPANLVDRLRALGLSLRQDGDFYGYSLALGSADVTLLELSNAYRALANLGQTQAVQTRMDQQAAPFQVVMDAGASWIVGDILSDRQARVLTFGLDSALSTPFWSAVKTGTSKDMRDNWALGWTEHFTVGVWVGNSAGQSMQDVSGVSGAAPIWHEVISILNQRRPGRQIAMPAQVQMRQIEFVPALEPRREEFFVEGTQTDRVELSDVEQAYAGPARIREPVNGTVFALDPDIPPQSQQLRLLAQGQITEPLVWWVQGVEAGRGAQLRIPLVPGTLRIELKTQQGRLMDQVSVQVRGAQMTSFNKD
- a CDS encoding CoA-acylating methylmalonate-semialdehyde dehydrogenase; amino-acid sequence: MTELNAPDIAHYIGGGQQAGAGTRTQPVYNPATGQVSAKVKLGSQQDIDAAVASAQAAFPAWADTPPLRRARVLFNFLALLNENKEKLAAMITAEHGKVLSDAMGEVTRGIEIVEFACGIPQLLKGDFTEQVSTNIDNWTMRQPLGVVAGITPFNFPVMVPMWMFPVAIAAGNTFVLKPSPIDPSPSLFIAELLKEAGLPDGVFNVVQGDKDAVEALVNHQDVQAVSFVGSTPIANRIYEMGATGGKRVQALGGAKNHLVVMPDADIDLTVDALIGAAYGSAGERCMAISVAVLVGDSAERILPKLEERTRSLKILNGTNAAAEMGPIVTQQARERISSCIDKGVQEGAKLLVDGRHFDGAKAGEGCENGFWMGGTLFDHVTPEMSVYQDEIFGPVLCCVRVPDLASAIELINKHQFGNGVACFTSDGNVAREFGRRIHVGMVGINVPIPVPMAWHGFGGWKKSLFGDMHAYGEEGVRFYTRQKSIMQRWPESISKGAEFAMPTSK
- a CDS encoding DUF485 domain-containing protein, producing the protein MLSHQELSRALAGLQEYEQLKSQRRRLAFACAGLCLGLTTLLIVTAIFWPGVLTHDLGSGGAVNSGMVYGIGLIFVSWLLTGVYIHIANTRFDPLCERVLAKVRP